The Leucobacter viscericola sequence ACAACGGCGGCGATCCCGACGACATCTTCAGCTCGTGGCAGAACGCGCTCGCCTTACCCGGTGTGCGCGGCCTCACCGTTGGCCGTACGCTGCTCTACCCGGCCGACGGCGACGTCGCGGCTGCCGTTGACACTGCCGCCCGACTCGTTCACCCTGGACTTGGGTCTTAAGTTTCTCAATCACAAAGGACAAAACATGACCACCACTCCCGTCATCCCCCACTGGATCGAAGGCGCTCGCCGCGTCTCGACGAGCGGACGCACCGCTCCCGTGCACAACCCCGCGACCGGCGAGGTGCGCGCGCAGGTTGCGCTCGCCGACGAGGCTGAGATCGCCGAGGCGATTGCTTCTGCCAAGAAGGGCTTCGAACTGTGGAGCGAGTTCTCCATTGCAAAGCGCCAGACCATCATCTTTAAGTTCCGCGAGCTGCTGAACGCCCGTAAGAGTGAGCTCGCCGAGATCATCACGGCTGAGCACGGCAAAGTGCTCTCTGACGCAATGGGCGAAATTCTGCGCGGCCAGGAGGTCGTGGAGCTCGCAACCGGCTTCCCGCACCTCATCAAGGGTGCGTTCTCTGAGAACGCCTCGACCGGCATCGACGTCTACTCGATCAAGCAGCCCATCGGTGTTGCCGCCATCATCTCGCCCTTCAACTTCCCTGCCATGGTGCCGATGTGGTTCTTCCCCGTCGCCATCGCTGCAGGCAACGCGGTTATCGTGAAGCCGAGCGAGAAGGATCCCTCCGCTTCGCTGTGGATGGCCGAGATTTGGAAGGAAGCCGGTCTGCCCGATGGCGTCTTCACCGTGCTCAACGGCGACAAGCTCGCGGTTGATGGCCTGCTGACCTCGCCCGACATCGCCTCGATCTCGTTCGTCGGCTCGACGCCGATCGCGCAGTACATCTACGAGACCGCCTCGAAGCACGGCAAGCGCGTGCAGGCACTCGGCGGCGCGAAGAACCACATGCTCGTGCTGCCCGACGCTGACCTCGACCTCGTCGCAGACCAGGCGATCAATGCGGGCTACGGTGCCGCGGGCGAGCGCTGCATGGCGATCTCGGTTGTGCTGGCCGTTGAGCCGGTCGCTGACGAGCTGATCGAAAAGATCAAGGAGCGCATCGCTGGGCTGCGGATCGGCAACGGCGCTTCGACGCCCGAGCCCGACATGGGCCCGCTCATCACCGATGTGCACCGCGACAAGGTCACCGGCTACATCGACATTGCTGAGAAGGACGGCGCGACCATCGTGGTCGACGGCCGTGGGCTGAAGGTTGAAGGTCACGAAGAGGGCTTCTTTGTTGGGCCGACGCTGATCGACAACATCCCGACCACCTCACGCGCCTACACCGAGGAGATCTTCGGACCCGTGCTCGAGGTTGTGCGAGTGAAGACCTTCGAAGAGGGCGTCGAGCTGATCAACTCGGGTGCGTTCGGCAACGGCACCGCGATCTTCACGAATGACGGTGGCGCAGCGCGTCGCTTCCAGCACGAGATTCAGGTCGGCATGATCGGCATCAACGTGCCGATCCCCGTGCCCGTCGCGTACCACTCATTCGGCGGCTGGAAGGCCTCGCTGTTCGGCGACGCGAAGGCGTACGGCGTGCACGGCTTCGAGTTCTTCACTCGCGAGAAGGCGATCACGAGCCGCTGGCTTGATCCCGCGCTGCACGGCGGCATCAACCTCGGCTTCCCGCAGAACGACTAGTAAGACTGTCGGCGGGGTGGGGTTGTGAGCCCTCGAGAGGGATCCCGGCCCCACCCCGCTGCCGACATCCCGAAAGGGGAACACATGACTGAGCAGCGCTGGTTCCACCGCCGCGGCGAACTTGCCGAGGCCGGTTGGGAGACCGTCGTCGACGAGCGCACTCCCGGCTGGGAGCACACCGGCATTCGAGTGGGCAGACTCGAAGCCGGAGCCTCGCTCACACTCGACGGTACGGGTGTTGAGCGGCTGATTGTTCCCCTTTCAGGATCGTTCACGGTGTCTCGCGTCGAGGGTGGCGTCGAGAACCGCACCGTGCTGAATGGTCGCGCCTCGGTCTTCGACGGCCCGACAGACGTGATGTACCTCTCGGCCGCCGCCACCGGCACGGTCACCGCGACCGGCGACTCCAATGGTTCCGGCGAGAGCCGATTCCTCGTAGCGACCTCACCCACCGACATCGTGCGGCCCAGCTGCTACATGCCCGTCGAAGATGTGCCGGTCGAGCTGCGCGGCGCAGGCGCCTCAAGCCGCCAGGTGCACAACTTCGGGCGCAAGGAATCGCTCGATGCAGCACGCTTTATCGTGGTCGAGGTGATCACTCCGGCCGAGAACTGGTCGTCGTACCCTCCTCACAAGCACGACGTGCACACGCCGGGCCACGAGTCCGAGCTTGAAGAGATCTACTACTTCGAGGTTGCCCCCACGCGCGACGCCCCAGAGGGCGTCAGCGAAGAGCACGCCTTCGGCATGTTCAGCACCTACTCCTCGCCCGCGGGCGACATTGACATCGACGCCCGCGTGTTCACCGGCGACGTCGCCCTGGTGCCCTTCGGTTACCACGGTCCCGCCGTCGCAGCCCCGGGCTACGACATGTACTACCTCAACGTGATGGCAGGGCCCGATCCCGAGCGCAGCTGGTTAATCAGCGACGACCCCGCTCACGGGTGGGTGCGCGACACCTGGGATGGACAAGAACTTGATTCACGGCTTCCTTTCACGGCTAACGACGGCAGTTGAGCTGACACCGTGAGACTATTCGCCACCTCCGACATTGACACTGACACGAAGGATGCAGCATGACCACGCGACGGATGACGGTCAGCCAGGCGCTCATTGAGTTTCTGGCGAACCAGTGGACAGTGGATCGCGACGGCGAGGGCCGCGAGATTCGCGAGCGCACCATTCCGGGTGTCTTCGGTATCTTTGGCCACGGCAATGTGGCGGGGATCGGGCAGGCGCTGAAGCAGGCGAACGTCGATGATCCTGCCCTGATGCCCTACTACCAGGCCCGCAACGAGCAGGCCATGGTGCACCAGTCGGTCGGATACGCGCGCATGCATCGCCGCCGCGGTACCTACGCCTCGGCCGCGTCCGTTGGCCCCGGTGCCACGAACATGCTGACCGGCGCCGCGCTCGCAACGACCAACCGCCTGCCCGCGCTACTGCTGGCGAGCGATACCTTCGCAACGCGCGTGGCCGATCCCGTGCTGCAGCAGCTTGAGCAGCCGCACGACATCGGCCTGACAGTGAACGATGCGTTCCGTCCAGTATCCAAGTTCTTCGATCGAGTGCAGCGCCCCGAGCAGCTCTACTCGATCGCGCTCGCTGCCATGCGGGTGCTGACCGACCCTGCCGAGACCGGTGCCGTGACGATCGCGCTGCCGGAGGACGTGCAGGCCGAGGCGATTGACGTTCCCGTTGAGTTTTTGCAGCCGCGCGAGTGGCGCATCCGCAGGCCCCTGCCTGAGCGCGACGCGTTCGCTGCGGCGGTTGAGGCGATTCGTTCGGCGAAGCGACCCCTGATTGTTGCCGGTGGTGGCGTGCTGTACTCGGAGGCCGAGACGCAGCTGCGCGCGTTTGTGGAGGCGACCGGGATCCCCGTCGGGTCCTCGCAGGCCGGTGGTGGTGTGCTCGACTGGGATCACCCGCAGTACCTCGGTGGTATCGGTGCGACGGGTACGCTCGCTGCTAACCGACTCGCTGCTGAGGCTGACGTCGTGATCGGGATCGGCACACGCTACAGCGACTTCACCACTGCCTCGCGCACCGCGTTCCAGGCTGAGGGCGTGCGGTTTGTGAACATCAACGTGGCGTCGTTTGACGCGTACAAGCACGGCACGCAGTTGCCCGTCGTGGCGGATGCGCGCGAGACGCTGGTTGCGCTGCTTGAGGTCTCTCACTCGCTGCGGGTCTCTGAGTCGTATGCCTCGCAGATTGCCTCGGAGAAGGCGTCGTGGGATGCGTCGGTTGACGAGGCGTTCGCGCCGTCGGGCCTTGCGCTGCCCGGTCAGCCGGAGATTATCGGTGCGGTGCAGCGATCCTCAGCCCCGAAGACGTGATTGTGCAGGCGGCAGGATCACTGCCCGGAGATCTGCACAAGCTGTGGCGCGTGCGCGATCCGCTGGGATACCACGTCGAGTACGCGTACTCGTGCATGGGCTACGAGATTGCGGGTGGCCTTGGCGCGAAGCGGGGGCTGGTGGCTGCGGGCGATGACCGCGACGTGATCGTGATGGTCGGCGACGGCTCCTACCTGATGCTTAACACCGAGCTCGTGACGGCCGTGGCCGAGGGGATCAAGCTGATTGTGATCCTGATCCAGAATCACGGATACGCCTCGATTGGGCACCTGTCTGAGACGGTCGGATCCGAGCGCTTTGGCACGTGGTATCGGTCGTACGATGCTTCGGCGATGAATTTCCAGGGTGAGCAGGTGCTGCCGGTTGATCTCGCAATGAACGCCCGCAGCTACGGCATGGACGTGATTGAGGTTGAGCCTGGCGCTTCGGCCATCGCTGACCTTGAGGCCGCGATCGCCACGGCGAAGGCCTCGGATCGTGCGACGTTCATTCACATCAACAGTGACCCGCTGATCTATGCGCCCAATGGCGCTGGTTGGTGGGATGTGCCGGTGGCCGAGACCTCGACCCTCGACTCGACCCGCCGTGCGCGCGCCGAATACGAGGTGCAGGCTCAGGATCAGAAGCCGCTGCTGGGGTAGAACTGCTGTGCCCGTTGCGACACGGCGCCCATTTCGGCGACCAGAGGCCAGGTAAGCAACGAGAGGCCACCTTAATGACGCGAGGTTTTCCTTGCCTCTCGTCATTAAGGTGGCCTTTGGTCGTGGCGACGGCCGCTGCAACGAGGGCGAATCACTATCCAACTGGCAAAGTTTGGGAGTATGGCCTATTGTCATATCAAAGGTTGTGTGGCGGGGATCTGACGGACACGCGCAGCGGGATTTCTCAGCGCGAGTCCGTCGATATGCCACCGCACAACACCCCGCAGACGATGGAGTTCGATCGTGAACGATTCCCCCGCAGCAAACGCCCCGGCAAGCGAGCCAGCAAACGGTGCACCAAACCCCGGTCTCCGCATCGGCACCGCCCCCGACTCGTGGGGCGTCTGGTTTCCCGATGACCCCAAGCAGGTGCCGTGGCAGCGCTTCCTCGACGAGGTCGTCACGGCGGGCTACGAGTGGATCGAGCTCGGACCCTACGGCTACCTGCCGACCGACCCGCACCAGCTCGAAGACGAACTCGGCAAGCGCGGACTCAAGCTCTCGGCGGGCACCGTGTTCACGGGCTTTCACAAGGGTGAGGATCAGTGGCAGCGTGCCTGGGATCAGGCGCTCGAAGTTGCAGGCCTCGCCTCGAAGCTCGGTGCAGAACACCTCGTTGTGATCCCGGACCTGTGGCGCAGCGACGCGACGAGTGAGCAACTCGAGCCGCGTACGCTCACCGATGAGCAGTGGAAGAAACTGGGCGCAGGCCACGACCGCCTCGGCAAGGCGCTGCTCGAGGAGTTCGGCATGAAGCAACAGTTCCACTCGCACGCCGACAGCCACATCGGCACGACCCGCGAGGTGCTGCGTTTTCTCGACGAGACCGACCCGCGCTTCACGAATCTCTGCCTCGACACCGGCCATTTCGCCTACTACGGCGGTGACAACGTCAAGCTGATCGAGGATCGCCCTGACCGCATCGGCTACCTGCACCTGAAGCAGGTTGACCCGACGATGCTGTTCGACGTGCTCAAGAACGATCAGCCGTTCGCGGAGGCCGTCGCCGACGGCATCATGATCGAGCCGCCGAACGGGATTCCCGATCTCGCGCCCGTCATCGAGGCGGTCGCCAGGATCGATCCCGAGATCTTCGCGATCGTCGAGCAAGACATGTACGGCTGCGATGTTGACCGGCCGTTCCCGATCGCCAAGCGCACGCGCGAGCACATCTTTGGGTGCACGCATTTGGCGCGGATCTCTTAGCCCCTGTCATCCTGCGCGAGGAACGAGTCGCAGGATCAACCGCGTCTAGGCTCTGACAAGAAGTCAAAGTTCTGCCGACACGATTCTGCGACTCGCAAGCTCGCGCAGAATGACGAGAGTAACAAGGACAACACAATGACCACAGAACTCCGCATCGCGGTCGTCGGCGCCGGCATGATGGGTGCCGACCACGTCAAGCGCATCACCAACAGGATCGCGGGCGCCCGCGTCTCCGCCATCGTTGAGCCCGACGCTGGCCGTGCAGAGGCCGCAGCGGCGAACGCTCCGGGATCCGCCGCCTTCACCAGCATTGAAGACGCGATCGCGGCCGACGCCATGGACGCGGTGCTCATCGCGACACCGGGTCAGTTCCATGCACCCGTGTTGAAGCCAGCGCTTGATGCGCGGCTGCCGATCCTGTGCGAAAAGCCCCTCACCCAAGACTCGACCTCGTCGCTCGAGATCCTTGAGCTTGAGCAGCAGCTTGACCGCCCGCACATCCAGCTCGGATTCATGCGCCGCTTCGACACCGAGTACCAGGCCCTGCGCGAGCTGGTCGAGTCGGGAGAGAGTGGCGAGCTGCTCATGGTGCGCGCGCTGCACCGCAACCCCTCGGTGCCCGAGAGCTACACCGAAGACATGCTGATCACCGACTCTGTCGTGCACGAGTTCGATGTGGTGCCGTGGCTGGCAGGATCGCGGGTCGTGAGTGTTGAGGTGAAGCATCCGCGCCGCAACTCGCTCGCACCCGAGCGCCTGCGCGAGCCGATCCTGGTGATTATGGAGCTTGAAAACGGCGTGCTTGTCGACGTTGAGATGAACGTGAGCGTGCAGTTTGGCTACCAGGTTGCGACCGAAGCTGTGTTTGAGCGCGGCATCGCGCGCATTGGGCAGCCGTCGGGCATGCAGCGCTGGGATGCAGGGTTCTTCCGCGTGAAGGATCACGAAAGCTTTGTGACCCGCTTCGCGGCGGCGTACGACACGCAGATTCAGCGCTGGGTCGATGCGGTGCGCCGCGGCGACCTGATCGACGGACCGAACGCCTGGGACGGCTACCTCGTTGCGCTGTCGTGCGAGGCGGGCGTGCGCGCGCTGCACGACGGGGGTATCGTGCCGGTGGAGGCACCGGAGCGCCCCGCGTTCTACGCGTAGGCGATCCCGAACCAACCTGACCGACCCTGACCGCCCCGACCCAAACCGCGAAGGAACCCCATGGTACGCATTGCCCTCGATCCGACGCCGTACAACGGCTCGGTGCACCTGCTCGACTTCCCTGATCTCGTGGCGCGGCTGGGGTACGAGTACCTGCAGCTCACGCCGAGCCCCGACTTCGGGCGGCACTTCCACTACCCGAAGGTCGACAGCGGTATGATCGCGCAGCTGAAAAAGCGGGCGCGCGACGCGGGCGTGACGATCACGTCGGTGCTGCCGGTGCAGCGATTTGGGGGTCCCGACGCGCAGCAGGTTGAAGCCGCGGTGTTCAACACGTCCCGCTACATTCAGATTGCCGCCGAGCTCGAGGCGCCCGTTGTGAACACCGAGTTTTCGGGGCGGCCGGAGCGCGAGGAGGAGTCGGAGTACGCGTTCTATCGCTCGATGGAACAGCTGATTCCGGTGCTTGAGCGCGAGGGTGTGACGCTGAACTTTGATCCGCACCCTGACGACTTTGTTGAGGACGGGCTCGAAGCCTGGCGGATCATTCGCGGGCTCAACACTTCGAGCGTCGGATTTGTGTACGTTGCCTCGCACACGTTCCACTACGGGGATCGCGCCGCGACGCTGCTGCCCGAGATCGGCGATCGACTCGGTGCCGTGTACGTCGCCGACACCTTCGACCACCGCCGCTCGAACGGGCTGCGATACATTACGAATCCTCCCGGCAATGCGGTGCGGGTGCATCAGCACCTCGCGATCGGTGATGGTGACGTTGATTGGACGGAGCTGTTCGGCACGCTGCGCGCGACAGGCTATCTGGATCGGCCGGACGCGCTGATTGTGTCGAACGTGTTCGCGGAGGATGAGCGCGCCGACGAGGTATCGCGAACGCAGCTGGCGCGGGTGCGGGAGTTGGTTGCTGGGACCTAGGGAGACCGCTCCACAAGAACGGTGCGCAAAAGACGCATATGGTGGACCTGATGAGTTTTGGCGAAACGGGGACACACGATGGCGCTTTCCAAATCCGAGGTGTGGGGGCTCGTGCACGCGGAACGGCAGCGCCTGCTCAGCGACCTTGACGCGCTCCCTGCGGCACGCTGGGAAACTCCGTCCCTGTGCCCCAATTGGACGGTCCACGATGTTCTGGCGCACCTGATCGATACCGCAAAGATGGGCAGACTCGCCTTCGTCTGGAGCATGGTGCGCGCAGGGGGAAACTTCGATCGCGCCAACGAGCAGGGTGTGCGGCGCTGCAAGCGCGGCGATCCCGAGCAAACTCTGGCAGATTTTCGACGGGCGAGTGGACTGAGAAGGACCCCGCCTGCAAATCTGGCGACTCGCCTCGTTGAGGCGATCGTTCACGGAGAGGATATTCGTAGGCCGTTGGCAATCGTGGGCGACTATCCCACCGCCGCGGTACACGAAGCACTCGCCTATCAACTTCGCACCCCTGATTCGTTTGGTGGAGGTCGCGAGCGGGCCGCGGGGCGTCGGCTCGTTGACTCTGACACCGGAAAGAGCTGGGGTGACGGGCTCGAAGTCCGGGGCAAGGCTGTCGACCTGCTCCTCGCAGCTTCGGGTCGCAAGATTGCACCAGAGCTGCTGGATGGCCCAGGTGCTTCGCTAACAGATCGACGTTTTGGGTGAATGTGGGAGGGTTATCCACAGATTGCGTTTTTTGCCCTTGATCTGCCTTTTAGCTCTGGCATTCTGATCTGAAACCGATCAGAATAGGAGGCATGATCACGATGAACGAGCCGCAGGTCTGGACCCTGATTGGGGTGTTTGCTGCAACGATGATCGGCATGGTCACGATTACCACGCAGTCATTCACGAGAACGCTGTCGTCGAAGTTTGATGGCATCGATTCAAGGTTCGACGCTATCGACTCCAAGTTCGACGCAATCGACTCTAAATTCGATGTGGTGAACGAGCGTATTGACGGGCTCAAAAACGAGATGGTGCTGCGCTTCGAGCAGGTTGACCACCGTATCGATCGGCTCGAAAAGCAGTTCGATGGACTCGAAAAAGATGTGCGGGCGATTTCGCGAAAGGTCTTTCCCGGCTGATCGGGCTGTAAACACCTCCGCCCACCGAAAGCACCAGAGCCGGGTGCTCTGAACTGAGCCGGGTGACGCCCCTGCCTGAGTGCCAGTCCCGGCTCCGTGCGCTGCGTTAAACCGAGCACTGAGGTTGCCGCAATCAACACGGGAGTGACCCGTATTTCTACGGAATCACCGCGCGAGCACACGGGCAAATGCCTTCCTGCTCAGTACGGCGGGCAGGAGCACTCTAACGTCGAAAGTGCACAGGTTCGGATCTTGGTGGGACGCCGTTTAGGGGTAGAGGCCTCCCGCTCATTCAGGCCTTTGAGGTCTGCAGCGCTGCCCATTTACACGCGCAAAGGCGAGAGCTGAGTACAGGAATACAGCTTTCAAATAAAGGGGGTGGCGATGAGCGACCTATTCAAGCTACAGTCGGCGGCATCCGGGGGGAACGGGTTGTCTGCTGGAACGTGGGGCCAGCGAAGGAGTCTCGCAGCACATGTTGCGCTAGATTTCGAAACCGACTCTCAAGATGAGAGGAGGCGGGAGATGACCAGATCCGAGCAGTTTCTGGTGGTGGTCGACGTGCTTCAGAGCGGTCGGAACGTCGAACTCGTTGGTGAGTTTGGGAGCGGGCGAACGCATCTCTTGGAACGCGTTCGTGAG is a genomic window containing:
- a CDS encoding maleylpyruvate isomerase family mycothiol-dependent enzyme yields the protein MALSKSEVWGLVHAERQRLLSDLDALPAARWETPSLCPNWTVHDVLAHLIDTAKMGRLAFVWSMVRAGGNFDRANEQGVRRCKRGDPEQTLADFRRASGLRRTPPANLATRLVEAIVHGEDIRRPLAIVGDYPTAAVHEALAYQLRTPDSFGGGRERAAGRRLVDSDTGKSWGDGLEVRGKAVDLLLAASGRKIAPELLDGPGASLTDRRFG
- a CDS encoding CoA-acylating methylmalonate-semialdehyde dehydrogenase → MTTTPVIPHWIEGARRVSTSGRTAPVHNPATGEVRAQVALADEAEIAEAIASAKKGFELWSEFSIAKRQTIIFKFRELLNARKSELAEIITAEHGKVLSDAMGEILRGQEVVELATGFPHLIKGAFSENASTGIDVYSIKQPIGVAAIISPFNFPAMVPMWFFPVAIAAGNAVIVKPSEKDPSASLWMAEIWKEAGLPDGVFTVLNGDKLAVDGLLTSPDIASISFVGSTPIAQYIYETASKHGKRVQALGGAKNHMLVLPDADLDLVADQAINAGYGAAGERCMAISVVLAVEPVADELIEKIKERIAGLRIGNGASTPEPDMGPLITDVHRDKVTGYIDIAEKDGATIVVDGRGLKVEGHEEGFFVGPTLIDNIPTTSRAYTEEIFGPVLEVVRVKTFEEGVELINSGAFGNGTAIFTNDGGAARRFQHEIQVGMIGINVPIPVPVAYHSFGGWKASLFGDAKAYGVHGFEFFTREKAITSRWLDPALHGGINLGFPQND
- the iolB gene encoding 5-deoxy-glucuronate isomerase, whose amino-acid sequence is MTEQRWFHRRGELAEAGWETVVDERTPGWEHTGIRVGRLEAGASLTLDGTGVERLIVPLSGSFTVSRVEGGVENRTVLNGRASVFDGPTDVMYLSAAATGTVTATGDSNGSGESRFLVATSPTDIVRPSCYMPVEDVPVELRGAGASSRQVHNFGRKESLDAARFIVVEVITPAENWSSYPPHKHDVHTPGHESELEEIYYFEVAPTRDAPEGVSEEHAFGMFSTYSSPAGDIDIDARVFTGDVALVPFGYHGPAVAAPGYDMYYLNVMAGPDPERSWLISDDPAHGWVRDTWDGQELDSRLPFTANDGS
- a CDS encoding sugar phosphate isomerase/epimerase family protein, with product MGTAPDSWGVWFPDDPKQVPWQRFLDEVVTAGYEWIELGPYGYLPTDPHQLEDELGKRGLKLSAGTVFTGFHKGEDQWQRAWDQALEVAGLASKLGAEHLVVIPDLWRSDATSEQLEPRTLTDEQWKKLGAGHDRLGKALLEEFGMKQQFHSHADSHIGTTREVLRFLDETDPRFTNLCLDTGHFAYYGGDNVKLIEDRPDRIGYLHLKQVDPTMLFDVLKNDQPFAEAVADGIMIEPPNGIPDLAPVIEAVARIDPEIFAIVEQDMYGCDVDRPFPIAKRTREHIFGCTHLARIS
- a CDS encoding sugar phosphate isomerase/epimerase family protein — protein: MVRIALDPTPYNGSVHLLDFPDLVARLGYEYLQLTPSPDFGRHFHYPKVDSGMIAQLKKRARDAGVTITSVLPVQRFGGPDAQQVEAAVFNTSRYIQIAAELEAPVVNTEFSGRPEREEESEYAFYRSMEQLIPVLEREGVTLNFDPHPDDFVEDGLEAWRIIRGLNTSSVGFVYVASHTFHYGDRAATLLPEIGDRLGAVYVADTFDHRRSNGLRYITNPPGNAVRVHQHLAIGDGDVDWTELFGTLRATGYLDRPDALIVSNVFAEDERADEVSRTQLARVRELVAGT
- a CDS encoding Gfo/Idh/MocA family protein, which produces MTTELRIAVVGAGMMGADHVKRITNRIAGARVSAIVEPDAGRAEAAAANAPGSAAFTSIEDAIAADAMDAVLIATPGQFHAPVLKPALDARLPILCEKPLTQDSTSSLEILELEQQLDRPHIQLGFMRRFDTEYQALRELVESGESGELLMVRALHRNPSVPESYTEDMLITDSVVHEFDVVPWLAGSRVVSVEVKHPRRNSLAPERLREPILVIMELENGVLVDVEMNVSVQFGYQVATEAVFERGIARIGQPSGMQRWDAGFFRVKDHESFVTRFAAAYDTQIQRWVDAVRRGDLIDGPNAWDGYLVALSCEAGVRALHDGGIVPVEAPERPAFYA